A single region of the Streptococcus sanguinis genome encodes:
- the hpf gene encoding ribosome hibernation-promoting factor, HPF/YfiA family, whose protein sequence is MLKYSIRGENLEVTDALRDYVVSKLEKIEKYFQAEQELDARVNLKVYREKTAKVEVTIPLGSITLRAEDISQDMYGSIDLVTDKIERQIRKNKTKIERKNRNKVATSQLFTDSFAEEAEEIPSKVVRSKHIDLKPMDLEEAILQMDLLGHDFFIYSDAEDSSTNVIYRREDGDIGLLEVK, encoded by the coding sequence ATGCTTAAATATAGTATCCGTGGTGAAAACCTAGAAGTAACAGATGCTCTCCGTGACTACGTAGTTTCTAAACTTGAGAAGATTGAGAAGTATTTCCAAGCAGAGCAAGAACTTGATGCGCGTGTGAATCTCAAGGTTTACCGTGAAAAGACTGCGAAGGTGGAAGTGACAATTCCGCTAGGCTCCATCACTCTTCGTGCAGAAGATATCTCTCAGGACATGTATGGGTCAATTGATTTGGTCACAGATAAGATTGAGCGCCAAATCCGCAAAAATAAGACCAAGATTGAAAGAAAGAATCGCAATAAGGTTGCTACAAGCCAGCTTTTCACAGATTCCTTTGCTGAAGAAGCAGAAGAAATTCCGTCAAAAGTTGTTCGTTCAAAACACATCGATTTGAAGCCAATGGACTTGGAAGAAGCGATTCTGCAGATGGATTTATTGGGACATGATTTCTTTATCTATTCCGATGCTGAGGACAGCAGCACAAATGTTATATACCGTCGTGAGGATGGAGATATTGGCCTGTTAGAAGTCAAATAA